The genomic DNA CTTGGCCTGTTCTGATACGAGCTTGGTTATTGCGAAGGCGATTTGATGATGATCCGCAAGGATCCGGGAAATCACAGCCTCACTTCGCTCATCCGTCGACTGTCGCCATGCGTTGTCAGTCTCGATAGCGCAGCGCATCCACCAGCAATGCGAAAGCCGGCGCGTGCTGCCGGCGGCTCGGGTAATAGAGATGGTAACCCGAAAACGGCGGACACCAGTCGCTGAGAACGTGAACAAGCCGACCGTTGTCGAGATGTGCCTGAACGTGGTCCTCCATCAAGTAGGCCAATCCGAGCCCGGACAGCGCCGCTTTGAGGGCCATGGTCGTCGTGTTGAACACGAGCCGCCCCTCGACCCGCACCTTAAGCTCTCGCCCATCCTGCTCGAACTCCCAAGCGTAGAGCCCCCCAGCGGTCCGCATGCGCAGGTTGATGCAGGCATGATCGACGAGGTCTTGCGGCTTTGTCGGTCGGGGGTGTCCCGCGAAGTAGGATGGCGCCCCGACGACAGCCATCCGCAGCTCCGGCCCAATCCGCACCGCGATCATGTCCTGCGCGAGATGCTCGCCAAGCCGCACGCCGGCATCGTACCGCTCGGCGACGATGTCGGTGAGGCCATTGTCGATATCCAGTTCCACCTTGATGTCGGGGTATTCCGGCAGCAGCCGATCCAGGACAGGCCAGAGAATCGTCTCGGCCGCATGCTCGCCCGTGTTGATGCGAATGGTACCGGCAGGTTTCTGGCGGAGTTCGCTGAGCGCCGCCAGCTCGGAATCGATCGTTCCGAAGGCGGGGGCGAGGGTTCGCAGGAGGCGCTCGCCCGCCTCGGTCGGTACGACGCTCCGGGTCGTGCGGGACAGGAGACGGATTCCGAGCCTCTCCTCAAGGCGTCGCATCGCGTAGCTGAGCGCTGACTGGGAGGTGCCGAGCTTGGCCGCGGCTTTCGTGAAGCTGCGCTCCTCGGCCACCGCGAGAAACGTCATCAGGTCAGCCAGTTCGTCGCGCTGCATTCATGAATCTCCGATATAAGATCATGCTGATTTCTTGATCTAATCGCCGAAACCCTTGAGCGCTAGATCTGCGCCTGTCCGTCTTGGCCCCGTCCAGATGGAAACCTGAAAGCGCAGGAGACAAACGATGGAGATCAAGCGAAGCGGTTCGCAACCCTCCGGAAAAGGCCCGTCGGAATGGTTCACCGCAACGGTGCGGATCGATCCCTTATTCAGTCCGCCCGCCCCGGCTCGGGTTGCAGGCGCCCTCGTGACGTTCGAGCCCGGGGCGCGCACGGCCTGGCACACTCATCCCTTGGGCCAGACCCTGATCGTCACGTCCGGCTTGGGCTGGGTGCAGCGCGAAGGCGGCCCCATCGAAGAGATCCGGCCCGGCGATGTCGTTTGGTTCGAGCCCGGCGAGAAGCATTGGCATGGTGCCACGCCCACTACGGCCATGAGCCACATCGCCATTCAGGAAAAGCTCGACGGCTCGCCTGTCGACTGGATGGAGCACGTCACCCAGGAGCAGTACCTCGGCGGCTGATCGACCGACGTCCCATCGAAGGAGAATGCACATGCACAAGCGGAAACTCGGCAAGAGCGATTTGGAGGTGTCGGCCATCGGGCTCGGTTGCATGGGCCTAAGCTATGGCTATGGCCCCGCCACGGATACGCAGGAAGCGATCGCTCTGATCCGAACGGCTTTCGAACGGGGTGTCACCTTCTTCGACACTGCCGAGGCCTATGGTCCTTACAGGAACGAAGAGCTTCTGGGAGAGGCTCTGGCTCCTATCCGCGACCAGGTGGTGATCGCCACCAAGTTCGGCTTCGAGTTCAATGAGGAAGGCGACCAGAGCGGCATGAACAGCCGCCCCGCACACATCCGTGAGGTCGCCGAGGCCGCGCTCAAGCGACTGAGGACCGACCGCATCGATCTCTTCTATCAGCACCGTGTCGATCCGGACGTGCCGATCGAGGATGTGGCGGGAACCGTGAAGGACCTGATCCGAGAAGGCAAGGTCAAGCATTTCGGCCTCTCGGAAGCAGGAGGGCAGACGATCCGCCGCGCCCATGCGGTGCAGCCGGTTTCAGCGCTCCAGAGCGAGTATTCCCTGTGGTGGCGCGAGCCCGAGCAGGAGATCCTACCGACCCTGGAGGAGCTCGGCATCGGGTTCGTTCCCTTCAGCCCGCTGGGCAAGGGCTTTCTGACGGGCGCGATCAACGAGAGCACGAGCTTCGGTCCCAAGGACTTCCGCAATGTGGTTCCGCGCTTTTCCTCTGAGGCACGAAAGGCGAACCAGGCTCTTGTCGACCTGCTCAGGCAGATCGCGGCCCGCAAGCAGCTAACCTCCGCTCAGGTCGCTCTCGCCTGGCTGCTGGCGCAGAAGCCTTGGATCGTGCCGATCCCCGGGACCACGAAGCTGCATCGCCTGGAGGAGAACATCGGAGCGGCGGATGTCACACTGACGCCGGATGATCTGCGTGACATCGAGAATGCGCTCTCTCACATCACAGTCCAAGGCGATCGATATCCCGCACACCTCCAGGCGAGGATCAACCGCTGACGCAAACCCGCGTCCGCAGACAACCATCCGACATCCTGGTCGATGCCGGACGGCTCGAGTGACGTTCAACAGACCAACGAAGCCAATCGAAAGTACACAATGGCAAGCTTCCGCTACAAAACCTTTGGCTACGCGGCTCCGTCTGCCGGAGCCCGTCTTCAACCCTTCTCCTTCGAGCGCCGTGCCATGCGCCCGAACGACGTCGCGATGGAAATCCTCTACTCCGGCGTCTGCCACTCGGACCTGCACTGGGCTCGTAACGATTGGGGCTGGTCCAACTATCCGGTCGTGCCCGGCCATGAGATCGTCGGCCGCGTGATCGAGGTCGGCTCCGAGGTTACCCGCTTCAGGGCCGGCGATCATGTGGCGGTCGGCTGCATGGTCGATAGCTGCCAGCATTGCGACCAGTGCCGCAGAGGCGAGGAGCAGCTCTGCCGCGAAGGCAATACCGGCACTTATGGCGGCTTCGACCGCATTACGCAGGAGATGACCCATGGAGGCTATTCCAAGCACATCGTGGTGCGCCAGGAGTTCGTCCTGCGCGTGCCCGACGGGCTCGACCTCTCTCGGGCGGCCCCACTGCTGTGCGCGGGCATCACGACCTACTCGCCCCTGCGCACATGGAATGCGGGCCCGGGCAGCCGCGTCGGTGTAATCGGCCTCGGGGGGCTCGGCCACATGGCCGTGAAGCTCGCAGCGGGTCTCGGGGCTCATGTGACGGTCATGAGCCGCACGCCCGACAAGCGGGCCGATGCGCTGGCGCTCGGGGCCGACCGCTTGCTCGTCTCCACCGATCCGGACGCGATGGCGCAGGCGGCCAGCAGTTTCGATCTCATCATCGACACCGTTCCCAACAAGCACGATCTTAATCCGTATCTACCGCTGCTGGATATCGACGGCACGTTGGTGATCGTCGGCCAGATCGGCCCGCTCGACGAAATGTCAACCGTACCGCTCCTGCTGGGGCGGCGGCGGGTTGCCGGTTCTCCGATCGGTGGCATCCGTGAAACCCAGGAAATGCTCGACTTCTGCGCCCGTAAGAACATCCTGCCCGAGACCGAGACGATCCGGATGGACGAGATCAACGAGGCCTATGAGCGCATGGAGCGGTCCGACGTGCGTTATCGTTTCGTGATCGATATGGCCTCGCTCACGACCTGATCGTCATAACCCCGATGCGCTGCCAAATCCTCAAGAAGCAGCGGCGCACCGGCTTCCTGAATTGCAACCGCAAGGAGAGCCACATGGCCCAAGGGATCAAGGACAAGGTCGTCGTCATTACAGGCGCCAGCAGCGGTTTGGGCGAAGCCGCTGCGCGCCGTCTGGCGCAGGACGGAGCCAAACTGGTGCTCGGGGCACGGCGCCTGGATCGACTCCAGATCCTCGCCGAGGAGCTTTCGCTGGGCCAAGACGCCGCCGTGCGGACCGACGTCACGCAGGTTGATCAGATCAAGCGGCTGGTGGACCATGCTGTCGAATGCCATGGCCGCATCGATGTGCTTCTCAACAATGCCGGCCTGATGCCGCACTCGCCGCTCGAACGCGGCAAGGTGGAGGATTGGGACCGCATGATCGATGTGAACATCAAAGGCGTCCTCTACGGCATCGGCGCGGCACTGCCGTACATGAAGGAGCAGAGAAGCGGCCACATCATCAACGTGTCGTCGGTGGCGGGCCACAAGGTGCGGGCGGGCGGCGCGGTCTACTCCGCGACCAAGCACGCGGTGCGCATTATCTCCGAGGGTCTGCGACAGGAGGTGAAGCCCTACAACATCCGCACCACCATCATATCGCCCGGCATGGTGGCAACGGAACTCCCGGACAGTATCACCGAGTCCGACATCGCTGAGGCCATGCGCAAGGCCTATGAGCGCGCGATCCCGGCGGAATCTTTCGCCAGCATGGTGGCTTTCGCCATGAGCCAGCCGGACGATGTCGACGTGAACGAGATCCTCTTTAGGCCGACCAGCCAGGAGTACTGAGCCAAGGGCGGAACGGCAGCCCCCAACGCTCTCCCGATCATGAGCGAGAGCGTTGGGGGCCGAGCTTGGGCGCGGGAGGCCGCAGGCCGCAGGCTTACAACTCGATCGAGCGCATCGAACGCGGGACGTGGGAACTGGTTTTGCGTGACAAGATGCTCGACCCCATAGACTGACAGAATCGGATGTGGGCTCGTTGACACGTTCGATGCTGTAAGCTCGGCAAACAGGTCGAAGAAGTAACCATGGGTTGCCTGAGACCCGGTAACATCGAGACAGTGGCACTTCGAAATGTCGTTCACGACCGCAACTGGCCGATTGACGAGGTGGCTCCGCCTATCGTGCCGGGCTGTGGCGCAATGGAATGATGCCGGAAGGTTATGCACACAACCTTGAAGCCCTGATACGAGCGAGCGCTGATTACAGGCGACTTCGAGCCAGCGCGTTACGTTAATTCATGGTTTACGAAAGAATGAAACAGGCTGATCGACAGCAACAATCAGGAGCTTCATGAGTTGGAGGCCTGAAGGTGCTTCCTCCCAAAACCTTCCAACTGGCCCCATCAGTCGAACAATTCTGGTGGGGCTTCTTCGTATGCAGAGCTTTGACAAGTCCTCCTCATCCAAGGCTTGGATCTGTAATATCGCTAAAGTGAACCATTAGAATCGGTCGGTCCGCCTCGTCCACGATCTCAACCAGGAAGGCATTCTGCTGCTCAGCGGTCAAGGTCTTCCAGTAAGGCACAGCCTCGGTAAAGGCTCTGATGATCCGCGCAGCAACGCCTCGCGCTCGATCAACATCAGCCAAGTTGAAACTTCTTGGGTATCTGACGCGCTTCTGCTGGTTTGAGACGAAGAACCTAAATTGGGGCATGGCAAGAATATTAGCACAGATACTCCCACATTAAGCGGCTCTTAGGTGTTAGTTCACATTGCTGAAGCGATCAGTTCAGACGCTTGGAAGAACCGCCGCCCTGCAGGATCAACTCGTTGTGGAGGGACAATGCGGCTCCCGACAGCCCCAGGGCCTTGTCGGATCACCAAAGCAGGCGTGCCATGGCACCCTTCCTGATGAGCCAAACCCAATCGGGAGGACGAAATCTACAGCGCCAAGAGTTCGTGTGGGTTCCCTTACTTTAGACACAGGACTCGTCGAATATCGCTGTACGCTGGCTCGCCAGTGGTCGGTCGCAACGGATATCTTCAGTGTCAATCGGGCCGTTGGGCAAGGCGGGCTCTGATCATCAAAGGACGTCGGCTCAAGAATTGCGACGGAACCGTAGGTTCTCAGAACATGAAGGGAATCGTCTTCACCGAGTTCCTTGAAATGGTTGAGAGAAAGTTCTCG from Microvirga sp. TS319 includes the following:
- a CDS encoding LysR family transcriptional regulator, with amino-acid sequence MQRDELADLMTFLAVAEERSFTKAAAKLGTSQSALSYAMRRLEERLGIRLLSRTTRSVVPTEAGERLLRTLAPAFGTIDSELAALSELRQKPAGTIRINTGEHAAETILWPVLDRLLPEYPDIKVELDIDNGLTDIVAERYDAGVRLGEHLAQDMIAVRIGPELRMAVVGAPSYFAGHPRPTKPQDLVDHACINLRMRTAGGLYAWEFEQDGRELKVRVEGRLVFNTTTMALKAALSGLGLAYLMEDHVQAHLDNGRLVHVLSDWCPPFSGYHLYYPSRRQHAPAFALLVDALRYRD
- a CDS encoding cupin domain-containing protein, which translates into the protein MEIKRSGSQPSGKGPSEWFTATVRIDPLFSPPAPARVAGALVTFEPGARTAWHTHPLGQTLIVTSGLGWVQREGGPIEEIRPGDVVWFEPGEKHWHGATPTTAMSHIAIQEKLDGSPVDWMEHVTQEQYLGG
- a CDS encoding aldo/keto reductase, yielding MHKRKLGKSDLEVSAIGLGCMGLSYGYGPATDTQEAIALIRTAFERGVTFFDTAEAYGPYRNEELLGEALAPIRDQVVIATKFGFEFNEEGDQSGMNSRPAHIREVAEAALKRLRTDRIDLFYQHRVDPDVPIEDVAGTVKDLIREGKVKHFGLSEAGGQTIRRAHAVQPVSALQSEYSLWWREPEQEILPTLEELGIGFVPFSPLGKGFLTGAINESTSFGPKDFRNVVPRFSSEARKANQALVDLLRQIAARKQLTSAQVALAWLLAQKPWIVPIPGTTKLHRLEENIGAADVTLTPDDLRDIENALSHITVQGDRYPAHLQARINR
- a CDS encoding NAD(P)-dependent alcohol dehydrogenase, whose amino-acid sequence is MASFRYKTFGYAAPSAGARLQPFSFERRAMRPNDVAMEILYSGVCHSDLHWARNDWGWSNYPVVPGHEIVGRVIEVGSEVTRFRAGDHVAVGCMVDSCQHCDQCRRGEEQLCREGNTGTYGGFDRITQEMTHGGYSKHIVVRQEFVLRVPDGLDLSRAAPLLCAGITTYSPLRTWNAGPGSRVGVIGLGGLGHMAVKLAAGLGAHVTVMSRTPDKRADALALGADRLLVSTDPDAMAQAASSFDLIIDTVPNKHDLNPYLPLLDIDGTLVIVGQIGPLDEMSTVPLLLGRRRVAGSPIGGIRETQEMLDFCARKNILPETETIRMDEINEAYERMERSDVRYRFVIDMASLTT
- a CDS encoding SDR family oxidoreductase, with the translated sequence MAQGIKDKVVVITGASSGLGEAAARRLAQDGAKLVLGARRLDRLQILAEELSLGQDAAVRTDVTQVDQIKRLVDHAVECHGRIDVLLNNAGLMPHSPLERGKVEDWDRMIDVNIKGVLYGIGAALPYMKEQRSGHIINVSSVAGHKVRAGGAVYSATKHAVRIISEGLRQEVKPYNIRTTIISPGMVATELPDSITESDIAEAMRKAYERAIPAESFASMVAFAMSQPDDVDVNEILFRPTSQEY